A portion of the Candidatus Krumholzibacteriota bacterium genome contains these proteins:
- the dusB gene encoding tRNA dihydrouridine synthase DusB — MVPESPGKMDDLFTVSRVCLAPLAGYSDAPYRLLCGEAGADFCVTEMVSADGLARGGDKTERIIDRMNGEVPLGIQLFGSKPEVFAEAAAVVAGGDFAFIDLNFGCPVKKVIKKNGGSAIMRDLGLMEKICAAVVETVDLPVTAKIRSGWNRMEENYMEAGKVVEDAGVKAIVMHPRYRSQGFSGKADWELIARLKETVSIPVIANGDVKSVDDYFEIVESTGCALVMIGRGALGAPSIFRQIKERLRGSEAREVSMDETVDLLERLFRMEIEWKGDRLGLLEMRKFYRWFLRGHEGMKDYRRRLAVAGLAEEVLEIFSDLREDIKKRWKRTG; from the coding sequence TTGGTTCCTGAGAGCCCGGGAAAAATGGACGACCTTTTCACGGTAAGCAGGGTCTGCCTGGCTCCGCTGGCCGGTTATTCCGACGCGCCTTACAGGCTGCTCTGTGGGGAAGCTGGGGCTGATTTCTGCGTGACGGAGATGGTAAGCGCCGATGGCCTGGCCAGGGGTGGGGATAAAACGGAAAGGATCATCGACAGGATGAACGGTGAAGTTCCCCTGGGGATCCAGCTTTTCGGATCGAAACCGGAAGTTTTTGCCGAAGCCGCGGCGGTCGTGGCGGGCGGGGATTTCGCTTTTATAGATCTGAATTTCGGTTGTCCGGTAAAAAAAGTAATTAAAAAAAACGGTGGATCGGCGATCATGCGCGATCTTGGCCTGATGGAAAAGATATGTGCAGCAGTTGTCGAAACTGTCGATCTTCCTGTCACGGCAAAGATACGGAGCGGTTGGAACCGTATGGAAGAGAATTATATGGAAGCGGGCAAGGTCGTCGAAGATGCCGGAGTGAAAGCGATAGTGATGCATCCAAGGTACCGAAGCCAGGGATTTTCGGGGAAGGCGGACTGGGAGCTTATAGCAAGATTGAAAGAAACTGTATCGATTCCGGTGATAGCGAACGGCGACGTAAAAAGTGTTGATGATTACTTTGAGATCGTGGAATCGACGGGTTGCGCTCTTGTCATGATAGGAAGGGGAGCTCTTGGCGCGCCATCGATATTCCGCCAGATAAAGGAGAGGCTTCGGGGGAGCGAGGCACGGGAAGTCTCCATGGACGAAACGGTCGATCTGCTTGAACGATTGTTCAGAATGGAGATAGAATGGAAAGGTGACCGGCTCGGGCTTCTCGAGATGAGGAAGTTCTACCGGTGGTTTCTCAGGGGTCATGAGGGAATGAAGGATTACAGGCGGAGACTCGCCGTAGCGGGACTTGCCGAAGAGGTATTGGAAATATTTTCAGATCTCAGGGAGGATATTAAAAAAAGATGGAAGAGAACCGGATAA
- the larB gene encoding nickel pincer cofactor biosynthesis protein LarB has protein sequence MEENRIKRLLEEVASGKMTAEEAVDRLRILPYEDIKYAKVDHHRALRRGVPEVIFCQGKTDEQIIGIAGKIIDQGADLLATRCDASTFSRIGKKIPGAVFHSEASLFAVVQKEIGRKGRVAIVSAGTSDLSVAEEAAFTAYYFGCQVDRFNDVGVAGIHRLFSCWEDIRKADVIIVVAGMEGALASVVAGIAESPIIAVPTSVGYGASFGGLAALLAMLNSCAGGVTVVNIDNGFGAAYAAAMICRKICMGDRTEKGE, from the coding sequence ATGGAAGAGAACCGGATAAAGAGACTGCTCGAAGAGGTCGCATCTGGCAAAATGACTGCCGAAGAAGCGGTGGACAGGTTAAGGATCCTACCATACGAGGATATAAAATATGCCAAGGTCGATCACCACAGGGCTCTGAGGCGGGGAGTGCCTGAAGTCATCTTCTGCCAGGGCAAGACTGACGAGCAGATAATCGGAATAGCGGGAAAGATCATCGACCAGGGAGCAGATCTTCTGGCGACGAGATGCGATGCCTCAACGTTCTCGAGGATAGGAAAAAAGATTCCGGGAGCGGTCTTTCACAGTGAAGCCTCTCTTTTTGCCGTTGTTCAGAAGGAGATCGGCAGGAAAGGCAGAGTCGCGATTGTAAGCGCCGGGACTTCAGACCTTTCCGTTGCTGAAGAGGCTGCTTTCACCGCTTATTATTTCGGTTGTCAGGTCGATCGGTTCAACGATGTCGGCGTGGCCGGGATCCATCGTCTTTTTTCATGCTGGGAGGATATCAGGAAGGCGGATGTGATAATCGTCGTCGCCGGCATGGAAGGGGCGCTTGCGAGCGTGGTGGCAGGTATAGCCGAATCACCAATCATCGCTGTACCGACAAGCGTGGGATATGGAGCGAGTTTCGGAGGGCTTGCCGCTCTGCTTGCGATGCTGAACAGTTGCGCGGGTGGAGTCACAGTCGTAAATATCGATAACGGTTTCGGCGCGGCATACGCCGCCGCGATGATATGCAGGAAGATCTGCATGGGAGACCGGACGGAAAAAGGAGAATGA
- the larC gene encoding nickel pincer cofactor biosynthesis protein LarC, translating into MKSKIKKNPGILLVDPAAGLSGDMFLGCLFALGADPKKVAEAVSSLPGLEPFKIVYGRVKRQGISAVRARVVCADSAGSRDLRKILSMIKRSGLDADIKEKASRIFRVLGEAEGKIHGVPMEKVHFHEVGAVDSIVDIVGAAVALDQLGSPELYHRPFRLGGGMISISHGLLPLPAPATVELLSGRTVTMTGEKGEIVTPTGAAIMKALASELSPTESFLIGRTVYSVGTRESIDGPGRLRIMEAERTAKGASVAVIRTTIDDMNPEIFGYLQERLFNANALDVYLTQVVMKKNRPGTLLTVLCEPEEREKIVSIIFSESSTIGMRISIEQRAELERWKGKVETPYGTIELKCARLPDGTVRVSPEYESCRVAAISSGEPIGAIYESAKACQGLSGKGEKVPVRIGKRVK; encoded by the coding sequence TTGAAAAGTAAAATCAAAAAAAATCCGGGGATACTTCTGGTAGACCCCGCGGCCGGATTAAGCGGCGACATGTTTCTTGGATGTCTCTTTGCCCTCGGAGCTGATCCCAAAAAAGTTGCGGAGGCAGTTTCGAGCCTGCCGGGGCTTGAGCCTTTCAAGATCGTCTATGGCAGGGTAAAACGGCAGGGGATATCAGCCGTCAGGGCAAGGGTCGTCTGCGCCGATTCGGCAGGATCGAGAGATCTCAGAAAGATACTTTCAATGATCAAGAGAAGCGGCCTCGACGCTGATATCAAGGAAAAAGCTTCAAGGATCTTCCGGGTTCTCGGGGAAGCTGAGGGAAAGATTCATGGAGTACCGATGGAAAAGGTGCATTTCCACGAGGTGGGCGCGGTAGATTCGATCGTCGATATAGTAGGAGCTGCTGTCGCGCTTGATCAACTCGGAAGCCCCGAACTGTACCACAGGCCGTTCAGGCTTGGAGGAGGCATGATATCGATATCCCACGGGCTCTTGCCGCTGCCCGCGCCTGCGACTGTCGAACTTCTCAGCGGCCGGACTGTCACGATGACCGGCGAGAAAGGGGAGATAGTGACTCCCACGGGAGCTGCGATCATGAAAGCCCTTGCCTCGGAATTATCTCCCACGGAGTCTTTTTTGATCGGGAGGACAGTGTACTCGGTCGGTACGAGAGAATCAATCGATGGACCTGGCAGGTTGAGGATAATGGAGGCTGAAAGAACCGCAAAGGGAGCTTCGGTGGCGGTCATTAGAACGACGATCGATGATATGAATCCGGAGATATTCGGATATCTTCAGGAGAGACTTTTTAACGCGAATGCTCTTGATGTATATCTGACCCAGGTCGTTATGAAGAAAAACAGGCCGGGGACTCTTCTGACCGTGCTCTGTGAACCGGAAGAAAGAGAGAAGATCGTCTCTATAATATTCTCAGAGAGTTCGACGATAGGGATGAGGATCAGTATCGAGCAGAGAGCGGAACTGGAAAGGTGGAAAGGGAAAGTAGAAACGCCTTATGGGACGATCGAACTGAAATGCGCCCGTCTGCCCGATGGTACGGTCCGCGTATCGCCTGAGTATGAATCGTGCAGGGTTGCGGCGATCAGTAGTGGTGAGCCGATAGGCGCGATATACGAATCGGCTAAAGCATGTCAGGGTCTGTCAGGAAAAGGCGAAAAGGTTCCGGTCAGGATAGGAAAAAGGGTGAAGTGA
- a CDS encoding tetratricopeptide repeat protein, translating to MRTATMISAICLVFFLSCSSTRQLRTGKVYEKVITHKVGADDTWGSIAESYYGDRDRAEQLAGYNGAGDLAPPENGSGVKIPMSRSDLAQFDRRLEAVRKYNDGIGLVSEGRFREAVGIFQEALRINPSFPDASFNLAVTYQRLSLYKDAAEVLETLVTREKGNPEYFYALGASYFHMKDYVKAKRSFQDALVIDGVHLKSLFSLAVVYEKSGDYQDAEKCWEKYIGASEEGQWMEEAKSRLQSLRDMR from the coding sequence ATGAGGACGGCCACCATGATATCGGCGATATGCCTTGTTTTTTTCCTCTCCTGCTCTTCGACCAGACAACTGAGGACGGGGAAGGTCTATGAGAAAGTGATTACCCACAAGGTCGGTGCCGATGATACATGGGGATCGATAGCTGAATCATACTATGGTGACAGGGATCGGGCGGAGCAGCTTGCCGGATATAACGGGGCCGGTGATCTTGCGCCGCCTGAAAACGGTTCCGGTGTGAAGATCCCTATGAGCCGGAGCGATCTGGCCCAGTTCGACAGGAGGCTGGAAGCGGTCAGAAAGTATAATGATGGTATCGGTCTTGTCTCGGAGGGCAGGTTCAGGGAAGCTGTCGGAATATTCCAGGAAGCGCTCAGGATCAATCCTTCCTTTCCCGACGCATCGTTCAACCTCGCCGTTACATACCAGAGACTCTCCCTCTATAAAGATGCCGCCGAGGTTCTTGAAACCCTTGTTACCAGGGAAAAAGGTAATCCGGAATATTTTTATGCTCTGGGGGCTTCATATTTTCATATGAAAGATTATGTAAAAGCAAAACGATCATTCCAGGATGCCCTTGTTATTGATGGGGTTCACCTCAAATCGCTCTTTTCCCTCGCGGTCGTTTATGAGAAATCGGGCGATTACCAGGACGCGGAAAAATGCTGGGAAAAATATATCGGGGCAAGCGAAGAAGGACAGTGGATGGAAGAGGCGAAATCGCGTCTGCAGTCGCTTCGCGACATGAGATGA
- a CDS encoding Fic family protein: MRKMPPHLWEMLGKAEYGSSVIRSIPADPDEVSAIVSDARARGLFGCASLDGSSLSLDEIRNLTDRSALTGIGNQKQRDELASLGKTFASVEERNGSPGRRWDITPEDIIAFNRSLFEKVDKNDSGKGYVGRETGIRKGKIDLSGYQGVPARDCRYLLERLCSGLSSIRESFPLGEGIISALLTGMLAHIYLSWILPFSEGNGRTARIVEFQILSASGIPESVLYLLNEYYFRTQRDYQANLYSDPLPSGDLIPFMTYSIGGLISVTGRYLERLFLNSEQTVWEDHIRQKFSREKGKKAERQKILVIEISREQGPVSSSSIRYLTRRVAKAYEGTGEKTIARDLKRLVDLGLIERSRGILRARKELLRKCGGFPR, encoded by the coding sequence ATGCGAAAGATGCCTCCACACCTCTGGGAGATGCTCGGAAAGGCTGAGTACGGATCATCTGTCATCCGGTCTATTCCCGCTGATCCGGACGAGGTCTCCGCGATTGTCTCGGATGCCAGAGCGCGGGGACTCTTTGGATGCGCTTCTCTCGACGGGAGCAGCCTTTCGCTTGATGAAATCCGCAATCTCACGGATCGCTCAGCACTGACCGGTATCGGGAACCAGAAGCAGAGGGATGAACTGGCCTCCCTTGGAAAAACATTCGCATCGGTGGAGGAGAGAAACGGCAGTCCAGGCAGACGATGGGATATAACCCCCGAGGATATTATAGCTTTTAATCGGTCTCTTTTTGAAAAAGTCGATAAAAATGATTCCGGGAAAGGATACGTTGGAAGAGAGACAGGTATCAGGAAGGGGAAGATAGATCTGTCCGGCTACCAGGGTGTTCCGGCACGAGATTGCCGGTATCTTCTCGAAAGGTTATGTTCGGGATTATCATCGATAAGAGAATCTTTTCCTCTCGGGGAGGGGATCATAAGCGCTCTCCTGACAGGTATGCTGGCACATATATATCTTTCGTGGATCCTGCCGTTCAGTGAGGGAAACGGACGCACCGCCAGGATCGTCGAATTCCAGATACTCTCCGCCTCGGGGATACCTGAATCTGTTTTGTACCTTCTGAACGAGTACTATTTCAGGACACAGAGGGATTATCAGGCCAACCTCTACTCGGATCCCCTGCCTTCGGGTGACCTGATACCTTTTATGACATATTCCATCGGGGGGCTTATATCTGTGACTGGCAGATATCTGGAACGATTGTTCCTTAACAGTGAGCAGACAGTGTGGGAGGATCATATCCGGCAAAAGTTCAGTCGGGAGAAAGGTAAAAAGGCGGAAAGGCAAAAGATACTGGTGATAGAGATATCGAGAGAGCAAGGGCCGGTATCTTCCTCATCAATCAGATATCTGACGCGCCGGGTCGCGAAAGCTTATGAAGGGACAGGTGAGAAGACTATTGCGAGGGACCTGAAAAGGCTCGTCGATTTGGGGCTTATTGAACGATCACGAGGAATTCTCAGAGCAAGGAAAGAATTACTGAGAAAATGTGGAGGCTTCCCTCGATAG
- a CDS encoding nuclear transport factor 2 family protein — protein MDRLSRGDIEAILDRWLDAWDRYDLSGVIEPFAEKIVFEHWDGKRIKGKKQLLLAWRKWFDDNGGFKFVKEEIFIDETAQKALFRWTYRGPAFSDRYRGGEEVRKGIDILVFKSGRIVEKSSYSKTMIEIDGKTLKSER, from the coding sequence ATGGACAGGCTTTCAAGGGGGGATATCGAAGCGATCCTCGACAGGTGGCTCGATGCCTGGGACAGGTACGATCTTTCCGGTGTGATCGAACCGTTCGCTGAAAAGATCGTCTTCGAGCACTGGGACGGAAAAAGAATAAAGGGGAAGAAGCAGCTTCTTCTGGCATGGAGAAAATGGTTCGATGATAACGGCGGGTTTAAATTCGTTAAGGAAGAGATATTCATCGATGAGACTGCGCAGAAAGCACTTTTCAGATGGACCTACAGGGGACCGGCGTTCAGCGACCGCTACCGGGGCGGGGAGGAAGTCAGAAAAGGTATCGATATTCTGGTTTTTAAAAGCGGCAGGATCGTTGAGAAATCATCATACTCAAAGACAATGATCGAGATAGATGGGAAAACACTGAAATCGGAGCGTTAA
- a CDS encoding cupin domain-containing protein, with translation MNTVDALAAPGMENPHGIKASRLYDTQHAQVVHMTLGPGEALKRHITPVDAIFYVLEGRGVVEIGGEKKEFGPDTLIDSPAGIPHCWYNESAELLRVLVIKVPRPDSATKLL, from the coding sequence ATGAATACCGTTGACGCGTTGGCAGCGCCGGGAATGGAGAATCCTCATGGTATCAAAGCCAGCAGATTATATGACACTCAACACGCCCAGGTAGTCCACATGACTCTGGGGCCCGGAGAAGCGTTAAAAAGACATATCACTCCGGTAGACGCGATCTTTTATGTTCTCGAGGGCAGGGGCGTAGTGGAGATCGGAGGGGAGAAGAAAGAGTTCGGTCCTGATACCCTGATAGACAGTCCCGCGGGGATCCCGCATTGCTGGTATAACGAAAGCGCTGAATTACTCAGAGTCCTCGTGATAAAGGTCCCAAGGCCGGATTCAGCGACAAAACTACTGTGA
- the phnD gene encoding phosphate/phosphite/phosphonate ABC transporter substrate-binding protein produces MKSQIGSPSVFIKISLSAFIIFFALTITSFSRPLAAERLVLGVHPYLSFKETRERFTPLARYLESELETEVVLQIGMDYEDHIRSIGDGKVDIAYIGPNSYIKLVDKFGRHPLLGAIETSGTDFFTGRIIVREESPVKDISELKGKRIAFADRNSTMGYVVPLYLILQHLKRDDFMSNAVFAGSHVNVARGVLAGDFDAGAVKEEVYLSLMGKSLRAIGTTPPIHEHLFIARKGLSPELISDLRDLLSTMKDTPRGVSVMTSIHGGMTDISGVDDSDYDELRAIINFLEKNGD; encoded by the coding sequence ATGAAGAGCCAGATTGGATCACCCTCGGTCTTTATAAAGATCAGTCTTTCTGCCTTTATAATCTTTTTTGCCCTCACAATTACGTCATTTTCCAGGCCGCTGGCGGCGGAAAGGCTCGTCCTGGGCGTACACCCCTATCTTTCTTTTAAAGAGACCAGGGAACGATTCACTCCTCTCGCCCGGTATCTCGAATCAGAACTGGAAACCGAGGTGGTTTTACAGATAGGAATGGATTACGAGGACCATATTCGCAGTATAGGCGATGGAAAGGTCGATATCGCCTATATCGGTCCGAACTCGTATATAAAACTCGTAGATAAATTCGGGAGACATCCTCTTCTTGGCGCGATAGAGACATCAGGTACGGATTTTTTCACGGGAAGGATCATCGTCAGGGAAGAAAGCCCTGTCAAGGATATCAGCGAGCTGAAAGGGAAAAGGATAGCTTTTGCCGATAGAAATTCAACGATGGGGTATGTGGTGCCCCTCTACCTGATACTGCAACATCTGAAAAGAGACGATTTCATGAGCAATGCTGTTTTTGCGGGCAGCCATGTCAACGTGGCAAGGGGAGTGCTGGCAGGTGATTTCGACGCCGGCGCCGTCAAGGAAGAGGTCTACCTATCTTTAATGGGAAAAAGTCTAAGAGCGATAGGGACGACGCCTCCGATCCATGAGCATCTTTTTATAGCCAGGAAAGGCCTTTCGCCGGAATTGATTTCCGATCTGCGTGATCTTCTTTCCACCATGAAGGATACGCCGCGGGGAGTCTCCGTCATGACTTCAATCCATGGCGGGATGACAGATATCTCGGGAGTCGATGACTCGGATTATGACGAGCTTCGCGCGATCATAAATTTCCTCGAAAAGAACGGCGACTAG